The Coleofasciculus sp. FACHB-1120 genome includes a region encoding these proteins:
- a CDS encoding FkbM family methyltransferase: MPVFLSSLKKSGHLDQLQITICNVGSRKLGSHDDYTSLGWDVFAPRLTIYGFDADIDACDEANAELEARQINWTEKHIPLALGNSIGESTLYVTKHPMCSSLYPPNEPYLARFGGLPELVNLDFTMEIETTTLDIFCQEEGIKEIDFLQVDVQGADLQVLEGASEILKRSILAVQIEVEFSHLYAKQPLFADVDMYLREKGFTLFDLATSYRVRARSPIHSRVRAGQLLWADAFYFRDLIREDISIPLKTPKQIFKLACIADIMNFPDYALELLEYLTLQYGTDANYNFANNIIESLAQFPGLIQQGLGSLPIVEKIRDRVSGDVQGLLA; the protein is encoded by the coding sequence ATGCCAGTTTTTCTCTCAAGCTTAAAGAAAAGTGGTCACTTGGATCAGCTCCAAATCACTATATGTAATGTTGGTTCTCGTAAATTAGGAAGCCACGATGACTATACTAGCCTTGGTTGGGATGTATTTGCACCTCGGTTGACTATATACGGATTCGATGCAGATATAGATGCTTGTGATGAAGCGAACGCTGAACTTGAAGCTAGACAAATAAATTGGACAGAAAAACACATTCCTTTAGCACTGGGAAATTCTATAGGAGAGTCTACACTCTATGTCACAAAACATCCTATGTGTAGTTCGTTATATCCACCCAATGAACCTTATTTAGCTCGGTTTGGCGGACTTCCAGAATTAGTAAATTTAGATTTTACTATGGAAATTGAAACTACAACTTTAGATATTTTTTGTCAAGAGGAGGGAATCAAAGAAATTGATTTTCTCCAGGTTGATGTTCAGGGTGCCGATCTACAAGTTTTAGAAGGAGCGTCTGAAATATTAAAACGTAGTATTCTGGCTGTGCAAATTGAAGTTGAATTTTCTCATTTATATGCTAAGCAACCCTTGTTTGCAGATGTAGATATGTATCTTCGAGAAAAAGGCTTTACATTATTTGATTTAGCTACTTCTTACCGTGTTCGTGCGCGATCGCCTATTCATTCAAGAGTTCGTGCTGGACAATTACTTTGGGCAGATGCGTTTTACTTCCGAGATTTGATTAGAGAGGATATCAGTATCCCTTTAAAAACACCAAAGCAAATTTTTAAGTTAGCTTGCATTGCCGATATAATGAATTTTCCAGACTATGCTCTGGAACTATTGGAGTATTTGACGCTGCAATATGGAACTGATGCAAATTATAATTTTGCTAACAATATCATTGAGAGTTTGGCTCAATTCCCTGGGCTGATACAGCAAGGATTAGGTTCCTTGCCTATTGTAGAAAAGATTCGCGATCGCGTTAGTGGCGATGTTCAAGGTTTGCTTGCTTAA